A DNA window from Coffea arabica cultivar ET-39 chromosome 6c, Coffea Arabica ET-39 HiFi, whole genome shotgun sequence contains the following coding sequences:
- the LOC140008732 gene encoding uncharacterized protein, with product MDGFVNRFCKQYEYNCELALTRTTLEGTKGKPSEDHKTYAKRWRKLAAKVEPLMTENKIVRTFIKTHDPPYFEEIFRMTGCSFAEIVNKLEEYDEFMRAGKIVNVSALKSQLKAMQSQNSSSKKSQFKKKDEEASFVWNQGSSSRPTYQRNPAYSPRYLYQPRSRPVYNTTINHPRPRPNYPNTPSTPFHISPPNFQIRPRPSFNPRPIPPPNPSYHYQQTSDTQNPTPYRTFTNLGRPVDQLYEQLKAAGKIGIVPPKTYSKGFPIGYDPQSFCAYHSGAPGHSTANCWALKHKIQDMIESGDIVLRRREEQGPKVSKNPLPTHKDTVGVITIDEEIEEPTQFIINEAETVRVIEEPFILEEEAYEVKKNTGPFILEMVPFECEPSELEVPRKEVDAITRSGRIIGEPAVDEPSKAKENAVLTKPTVTDEKAFNFLKMLKKSEYKVVEQLDKMPAQVSILNLLLTSKLHREALLKVLTEAQVPKNIPVDKFTQEAKLRPSAIVVRGFDGAKRESMGEVDLVLEIGPA from the exons ATGGATGGATTTGTCAACCGCTTTTGTAAGCAGTATGAATACAATTGCGAGCTCGCTCTGACGAGGACCACATTGGAGGGGACTAAGGGGAAACCATCGGAGGACCATAAGACATATgcgaagagatggaggaaattggCCGCCAAGGTGGAGCCTCTTATGACTGAAAACAAGATTGTTCGCACGTTCATCAAAACTCATGACCCACCTTACTTTGAGGAGATTTTTCGAATGACAGGGTGTTCCTTTGCAGAGATTGTCAATAAGTTGGAAGAGTATGACGAGTTTATGAGAGCAGGCAAGATTGTTAATGTTTCAGCTTTAAAGTCGCAGTTGAAAGCTATGCAAAGCCAAAACAGCAGCAGTAAAAAGTCTCAGTTTAAGAAGAAAGACGAGGAAGCTTCCTTTGTTTGGAACCAAGGTTCTTCTTCCCGGCCTACATACCAACGAAATCCCGCCTACTCACCTCGTTACTTATACCAACCACGCTCTCGACCTGTCTACAATACCACAATCAACCACCCCCGTcctcgaccaaattacccaaacacaCCGTCAACGCCATTTCACATTTCCCCACCGAACTTCCAAATTAGACCGCGCCCTTCTTTCAACCCAAGACCTATTCCACCCCCCAACCCTAGTTACCACTATCAACAAACCAGTGACACCCAAAATCCAACCCCATACCGAACCTTCACCAATCTAGGTCGGCCCGTtgaccaattgtatgagcaattgaaagCTGCTGGAAAAATTGGCATCGTACCCCCTAAGACCTATTCCAAAGGATTTCCCATTGGTTATGATCCTCAGTCATTTTGTGCTTATCATTCGGGAGCCCCTGGACATTCAACTGCCAATTGCTGGGCGCTTaagcataaaattcaagacatgattgagTCCGGAGATATAGTCCTGAGGAGGAGGGAGGAACAAGGTCCAAAGGTTAGCAAAAATCCTCTTCCTACACACAAGGACACCGTGGGAGTTATTACTATTGATGAAGAGATTGAGGAACCTACACAATTTATTATAAATGAAGCTGAGACAGTAAGGGTCATTGAAGAACCATTCATATTGGAGGAAGAAGcttatgaagtcaagaaaaatacCGGTCCGTTTATTCTGGAAATGGTGCCTTTCGAATGTGAGCCTTCGGAGCTGGAG GTGCCCAGAAAGGAAGTGGACGCTATTACTAGATCTGGAAGAATCATAGGGGAACCCGCAGTTGATGAGCCCTCGAAAGCGAAAGAAAATGCTGTTCTGACAAAACCAACTGTGACTGATGAAAAGGCCTTCAATTTCCTGAAGATGCTGAAGAAAAGTGAGTATAAGGTGGTCGAACAATTGGACAAGATGCCCGCTCAAGTTTCTATATTGAATTTGCTTCTAACCTCGAAACTTCATCGAGAAGCTTTACTCAAGGTCTTAACTGAGGCTCAAGTGCCTAAGAATATTCCTGTGGATAAATTCACTCAG GAAGCTAAACTTCGGCCGTCTGCCATTGTGGTGAGAGGATTTGATGGCGCAAAAAGGGAATCAATGGGGGAAGTGGATTTAGTGCTGGAAATCGGACCTGCCTAG